A window of Thermococcus aggregans contains these coding sequences:
- a CDS encoding DUF432 domain-containing protein, whose protein sequence is MFGEHELKTKFIKVGDKKIHLLEESENLVRYRRDDVERIIKNNGEKLRVLPAPATGYGVRLLMVKFKEPLIVPPHDSLTGFIEAPIEIDVKVGGLSVDHFIVGREKYALYGSLEAGVICRYHVSPFYAKEPGSIGVAKLIVSNPSPDWKSLERVVIPISGTPMYYESTKAYYPLLIVTIKDHSPEVNNTGKAPREGLNMVGEGLSLPNFLMRW, encoded by the coding sequence ATGTTTGGAGAGCATGAGCTGAAAACTAAGTTCATCAAAGTTGGTGATAAAAAAATTCACCTTCTCGAGGAGAGTGAGAATCTAGTAAGATACCGGCGGGACGATGTGGAGAGGATAATCAAAAATAACGGGGAAAAGCTTAGAGTCCTTCCAGCCCCGGCAACTGGCTACGGCGTAAGGCTTCTCATGGTAAAGTTCAAGGAGCCTCTTATAGTACCTCCCCACGATTCTCTAACAGGATTTATTGAGGCCCCGATAGAAATAGACGTTAAAGTCGGTGGGCTGAGCGTAGACCACTTCATAGTGGGCAGGGAGAAGTACGCCCTCTATGGCAGCCTGGAGGCGGGTGTAATCTGTCGCTATCACGTTAGTCCATTCTACGCGAAGGAGCCCGGCTCGATAGGAGTGGCGAAGCTCATTGTTTCAAACCCCTCCCCTGACTGGAAGTCCCTCGAGAGGGTCGTGATCCCGATAAGTGGAACTCCCATGTACTACGAGAGCACAAAAGCTTACTACCCTCTGCTGATTGTAACAATAAAAGACCACAGCCCCGAGGTCAACAACACCGGAAAGGCTCCCAGAGAGGGCCTAAACATGGTAGGAGAAGGGTTATCTCTTCCAAACTTCCTGATGAGGTGGTGA